One stretch of Saccharopolyspora erythraea DNA includes these proteins:
- a CDS encoding helix-turn-helix domain-containing protein: MPSTGSGLTIGERLAMARKVAGLSQHALATRAAYSVSMVRAVEQGREPASPAFVAAAARALGIEAEELYGQPYRELLGDDGGVDGLFELRTLFAEGCYVEPLVPAPLDELDAEMRRLRQMRHTDRARQAIETMPVLLRQIYGAVREASADEDRERAYRLLAQGYANTAQMLYRFGWLALATQALDRMELAAERSGGPHLLAHATQQRALLLMSHASYDVGERLVERSLGLLEREEESEGVLALRGSAHLRGAIICARKHDETRAREHIAHARRYGARIGRQSSAYDTSFGPGNVEIHDTAVSLEVGDPWRAARDGSALDIPADVTPTRAGHHWQDVARAWVLSGEHGKALGALNKARAIAPQQTRYHPQVHETARLIALAERRKSDSIAHFTAWLGIKV, encoded by the coding sequence GGGCGGTGGAGCAGGGCAGGGAGCCCGCGTCCCCCGCGTTCGTCGCGGCGGCGGCCCGCGCACTGGGCATCGAGGCCGAGGAGCTGTACGGGCAGCCCTACCGCGAGCTGCTGGGCGACGACGGGGGAGTGGACGGGCTGTTCGAGCTCCGGACCCTGTTCGCCGAGGGCTGCTACGTCGAGCCGCTGGTCCCGGCTCCGCTCGACGAGCTCGACGCCGAGATGCGGCGGCTGCGCCAGATGCGCCACACCGACCGCGCCCGGCAGGCGATCGAGACGATGCCCGTGCTGCTGCGCCAGATCTACGGCGCGGTGCGCGAGGCGTCCGCCGACGAGGACCGCGAACGCGCGTACCGGCTGCTGGCGCAGGGTTATGCGAACACGGCGCAGATGCTCTACCGCTTCGGCTGGCTGGCGCTGGCGACCCAGGCGCTGGACCGGATGGAGCTGGCCGCCGAGCGCTCGGGCGGGCCGCACCTGCTCGCCCACGCCACCCAGCAGCGGGCGCTGCTGCTGATGTCGCACGCGTCCTACGACGTCGGCGAGCGGCTGGTCGAGCGCTCGCTCGGGCTGCTGGAGCGCGAGGAGGAGAGCGAGGGCGTCCTGGCGTTGCGCGGTTCGGCGCACCTGCGGGGCGCGATCATCTGCGCCCGCAAGCACGACGAGACCCGGGCCAGGGAGCACATCGCCCACGCCCGCCGGTACGGCGCGCGGATCGGGCGCCAGTCCAGCGCCTACGACACCAGTTTCGGGCCCGGCAACGTGGAGATCCACGACACCGCGGTCTCCCTGGAGGTCGGCGACCCGTGGCGGGCGGCGCGCGACGGATCGGCGCTGGACATCCCCGCCGACGTGACGCCCACGCGGGCGGGACACCACTGGCAGGACGTCGCCCGCGCCTGGGTGCTGTCCGGCGAGCACGGCAAGGCGCTCGGGGCGTTGAACAAGGCCCGGGCCATCGCGCCGCAGCAGACGCGCTACCACCCGCAGGTGCACGAGACGGCCCGGCTGATCGCCCTCGCCGAGCGCCGCAAGTCCGACAGCATCGCGCACTTCACCGCCTGGCTCGGCATCAAGGTCTGA